A region from the Serinus canaria isolate serCan28SL12 chromosome 10, serCan2020, whole genome shotgun sequence genome encodes:
- the MAN2A2 gene encoding alpha-mannosidase 2x isoform X1: MKLKKQVTVCGAAIFCVAVFSLYLMLDRVQHDPTRHQSGGNFPRSQISVLQNRIEQLEQLLEENHEIISHIKDSVLELTAHAEGQPALPQHPLNGSWVLPPESRPSFLSVSPQDCQFALGGKGQSPDLQMLAVYSLLPFDNQDGGVWKQGFDITYEPNEWDTEPLQVFVVPHSHNDPGWIKTFDKYYYDQTQHILNSMVLKMQEDPRRRFIWSEISFFSKWWDNISAQKRAAVRRLVGNGQLEMVTGGWVMPDEANSHYFAMIDQLIEGHQWLEKNIGVTPRSGWAVDPFGYSSTMPYLLKRSNLTAMLIQRVHYAIKKHFAATQNLEFMWRQTWDPDMSTDILCHMMPFYSYDVPHTCGPDPKICCQFDFKRLPGGRINCPWKVPPRAITDANVAERAQLLLDQYRKKSKLYRSKVLLVPLGDDFRYDKPQEWDAQFLNYQRIFDFLNSRPDLHVQAQFGTLSDYFDALYKKVGIVPGMRPPGFPVLTGDFFSYADREDHYWTGYYTSRPFYKSLDRVLEAHLRGAEILYSLALAHARRAGADGRYPLADYALLSNARRNLGLFQHHDAIAGTAKEAVAVDYGVRLLQSLTNLKRVIINAAHYLVLGDKDAYRHDPAAPFLGMDETRSSQDSLPERTVVKLGTSPRFLVVFNPLEQERLSVVPVLVDSPHVRVLSEEGQPLPSQLSAVWNSATDVVPNVYQVSVLARLPALGLRVLQLHKSLDGHASPRSSTRLYLHGRDVPVHKPEAVPLHVFPAAADDFCLENQHLQACFLGHTGLLQSLRPAGEEQGHRVSSEFLVYGTRTSKDKSGAYLFLPDGEAKPYAPKDPPVVRVMEGPLFSEVASYYQHVQTVVRLYNVPGVEGLSLDVSCLVDIRDHINKELALRFSTDIESDNTFFTDLNGFQIQPRRYQRKLPLQANFYPMPAMAYIQDMQSRLTLLTGQALGVSSLHSGQLEVILDRRLMQDDNRGLGQGLKDNKRTCNRFRLLLERRSTANKVQDERPISFPSLLSHITSVHQNAEVLVMPVALEKPALPALRSFVPLATTLPCDFHILNLRTLQAEDDSLPSAEAALILHRKGFDCSLEAKNLGFNCTTSQGKLALGSLFQGLELGSLQPTSLTLMYPLGTASNSTNIHLDPMEIATFRIRLG, from the exons ATGAAGCTGAAGAAGCAGGTGACAGTGTGTGGAGCTGCCATCTTCTGCGTGGCCGTCTTCTCCCTCTACTTGATGCTGGACCGGGTACAGCATGACCCCACACGACACCAGAGTGGGGGCAACTTCCCCAGG AGCCAGATCTCAGTGCTACAGAACAGGATcgagcagctggagcagctgctggaggagaacCATGAGATCATCAGCCACATTAAAGACTCggtgctggagctgacagcCCATGCAGAGGGGCAGCCGGCATTGCCCCAACACCCCCTGAATGGCTCCTGGGTGCTCCCCCCTGAGAGTCGCCCAAGtttcctctctgtgtccccGCAAGACTGCCAGTTTGCTCTAGGGGGCAAAGGACAGAGCCCAGACCTGCAG ATGCTGGCTGTGTACTCCCTGCTGCCGTTTGACAACCAGGATGGTGGTGTTTGGAAGCAGGGCTTTGACATCACCTACGAGCCCAACGAATGGGACACAGAGCCTCTACAGGTGTTTGTGGTGCCACACTCCCACAATGACCCAG gctggatcAAGACTTTCGACAAGTACTACTATGACCAGACACAGCACATCCTCAACAGCATGGTGCTGAAGATGCAGGAGGACCCGCGCCGACGCTTCATCTGGTCTGAGATCTCCTTCTTTTCCAAGTGGTGGGACAACATCAGTGCCCAGAAGCGGGCTGCTGTGCGCAG GCTGGTGGGCAATGGGCAGCTGGAGATGGTGACGGGCGGCTGGGTGATGCCCGATGAGGCTAATTCCCACTACTTCGCCATGATTGACCAGCTGATCGAGGGGCACCAGTGGCTGGAGAAGAATATTG GTGTGACGCCGCGGTCGGGCTGGGCCGTAGACCCCTTTGGCTACAGCTCCACCATGCCCTACCTGCTGAAGCGCTCCAACCTGACAGCCATGCTCATCCAGCGTGTGCACTATGCCATCAAGAAGCACTTTGCTGCCACCCAGAACCTGGAGTTCATGTGGAGACAGACGTGGG ATCCAGACATGAGCACCGACATCCTCTGCCACATGATGCCCTTCTACAGCTATGATGTGCCTCACACCTGTGGCCCAGACCCCAAGATCTGCTGCCAGTTTGACTTCAAGCGCTTGCCTGGAGGCCGGATCAACTGTCCCTGGAAGGTGCCTCCCCGCGCCATCACCGATGCCAACGTGGCAGAGCG AGcgcagctgctgctggaccaGTACCGCAAGAAGTCCAAGCTGTACCGCAgcaaggtgctgctggtgccccTGGGAGATGACTTCCGCTATGACAAGCCACAGGAGTGGGATGCCCAGTTCCTCAACTACCAGCGCATCTTTGACTTTCTCAACTCTCGGCCCGACCTCCATGTTCAG GCACAGTTTGGCACGCTCTCTGACTACTTTGATGCCCTGTACAAGAAAGTGGGCATCGTGCCAGGGATGAGGCCACCCGGGTTCCCAGTTCTGACTGGGGATTTCTTCTCCTATGCGGACCGGGAGGATCATTACTGGACAGGATACTACACCTCCCGGCCGTTCTACAAGAGCCTGGACAGGGTGCTGGAGGCCCACCTCCG GGGGGCAGAGATCCTGTACAGCCTGGCACTCGCCCACGCCCGCCGTGCCGGTGCTGATGGCAGGTACCCGCTCGCTGACTACGCCCTGCTGAGCAACGCCCGCCGCAACCTGGGCCTCTTCCAGCACCATGATGCCATCGCCGGCACTGCCAAGGAGGCTGTGGCCGTGGACTACGGAGTCCG GCTGCTCCAATCCCTCACCAACCTCAAGCGTGTCATCATCAATGCTGCGCACTACCTTGTGCTGGGGGACAAGGACGCATACCGCCATGACCCGGCTGCACCGTTCCTTGGCATg GATGAGACACGCTCCAGCCAGGACTCTCTCCCAGAGAGGACAGTGGTCAAACTGGGCACCTCACCTCG GTTCCTGGTGGTGTTCAACCCACTGGAGCAGGAGCGCCTGAGCGTGGTGCCAGTGCTGGTGGACTCCCCGCACGTGCGTGTGCTCTCCGAggaggggcagcccctgccctcccagctcagtgcagtGTGGAACTCTGCCACTGATGTGGTGCCCAATGTCTACCAG GTGTCTGTCCTGGCCCGCCTGCCTGCGCTGGGGCTGCGcgtgctgcagctgcacaagtCCTTGGATGGCCACGCCTCGCCAAGGTCCTCCACGCGCCTGTACCTGCACGGCCGGGACGTGCCCGTGCACAAGCCCGAGGCTGTGCCCCTGCACGTCTTCCCGGCAGCTGCTGATGACTTCTGCCTGGAGAACCAGCACCTGCAGGCCTGCTTCTTGGGGCACACGGGCCTGCTGCAG agcctgcgcccagctggggaggagcaggggcacAGGGTCAGCAGCGAATTTCTCGTCTATGGCACCAGGACCTCCAAGGACAAAAGTGGGGCCTATCTCTTCCTGCCTGACGGCGAGGCCAAG CCCTACGCTCCCAAGGACCCCCCAGTGGTGCGGGTGATGGAGGGACCCCTCTTCTCAGAGGTTGCCAGCTACTACCAGCATGTCCAGACCGTGGTGCGGCTGTACAACGTGCCAG GGGTGGAGGGCCTGTCCCTGGATGTGTCCTGCCTGGTGGACATTCGTGACCACATCAACAAGGAGCTGGCCCTGCGCTTTAGCACTGACATTGAGAGTGATAACACCTTCTTCACAGACCTTAATGGTTTCCAG ATCCAGCCCCGCAGGTACCAGCGGAAGCTGCCGCTGCAGGCCAACTTCTACCCGATGCCTGCCATGGCTTACATCCAGGACATGCAGAGCCGCCTGACACTGCTCacaggccaggccctgggggtCTCCAGCCTCCACAGCg GCCAGCTGGAGGTGATCCTGGACCGGCGCCTCATGCAGGATGACAACCGGGGCCTGGGCCAGGGGCTGAAGGACAACAAACGCACCTGCAACCGGTTCCGGCTCCTCCTGGAGCGCCGCAGCACTGCCAACAAG GTGCAGGATGAACGTCCCATCagcttcccctccctgctgagccacATCACCTCTGTGCACCAGAATGCTGAGGTCTTGGTCATGccagtggcattggagaagccagccctgccagccctgcgcTCCTTTGTGCCCCTTGCCACCACCCTTCCTTGTGACTTCCACATCCTCAACCTGCGGACgctgcaggcagag gatgACTCACTACCATCAGCTGAGGCAGCACTGATCCTGCACCGCAAAGGCTTTGACTGCAGCCTGGAGGCCAAGAACCTGGGCTTCAACTGCACCACCAGCCAGGGCAAG ctagctctgggaagcctgttccagggcttggagctgggctccctgcagcccaccTCATTGACACTGATGTACCCACTGGGCACAGCCTCCAACAGCACCAACATCCACCTGGACCCCATGGAGATCGCCACGTTCCGCATCCGCCTGGGGTAG
- the MAN2A2 gene encoding alpha-mannosidase 2x isoform X2 → MKLKKQVTVCGAAIFCVAVFSLYLMLDRVQHDPTRHQSGGNFPRSQISVLQNRIEQLEQLLEENHEIISHIKDSVLELTAHAEGQPALPQHPLNGSWVLPPESRPSFLSVSPQDCQFALGGKGQSPDLQMLAVYSLLPFDNQDGGVWKQGFDITYEPNEWDTEPLQVFVVPHSHNDPGWIKTFDKYYYDQTQHILNSMVLKMQEDPRRRFIWSEISFFSKWWDNISAQKRAAVRRLVGNGQLEMVTGGWVMPDEANSHYFAMIDQLIEGHQWLEKNIGVTPRSGWAVDPFGYSSTMPYLLKRSNLTAMLIQRVHYAIKKHFAATQNLEFMWRQTWDPDMSTDILCHMMPFYSYDVPHTCGPDPKICCQFDFKRLPGGRINCPWKVPPRAITDANVAERAQLLLDQYRKKSKLYRSKVLLVPLGDDFRYDKPQEWDAQFLNYQRIFDFLNSRPDLHVQAQFGTLSDYFDALYKKVGIVPGMRPPGFPVLTGDFFSYADREDHYWTGYYTSRPFYKSLDRVLEAHLRGAEILYSLALAHARRAGADGRYPLADYALLSNARRNLGLFQHHDAIAGTAKEAVAVDYGVRLLQSLTNLKRVIINAAHYLVLGDKDAYRHDPAAPFLGMDETRSSQDSLPERTVVKLGTSPRFLVVFNPLEQERLSVVPVLVDSPHVRVLSEEGQPLPSQLSAVWNSATDVVPNVYQVSVLARLPALGLRVLQLHKSLDGHASPRSSTRLYLHGRDVPVHKPEAVPLHVFPAAADDFCLENQHLQACFLGHTGLLQSLRPAGEEQGHRVSSEFLVYGTRTSKDKSGAYLFLPDGEAKPYAPKDPPVVRVMEGPLFSEVASYYQHVQTVVRLYNVPGVEGLSLDVSCLVDIRDHINKELALRFSTDIESDNTFFTDLNGFQIQPRRYQRKLPLQANFYPMPAMAYIQDMQSRLTLLTGQALGVSSLHSGQLEVILDRRLMQDDNRGLGQGLKDNKRTCNRFRLLLERRSTANKDERPISFPSLLSHITSVHQNAEVLVMPVALEKPALPALRSFVPLATTLPCDFHILNLRTLQAEDDSLPSAEAALILHRKGFDCSLEAKNLGFNCTTSQGKLALGSLFQGLELGSLQPTSLTLMYPLGTASNSTNIHLDPMEIATFRIRLG, encoded by the exons ATGAAGCTGAAGAAGCAGGTGACAGTGTGTGGAGCTGCCATCTTCTGCGTGGCCGTCTTCTCCCTCTACTTGATGCTGGACCGGGTACAGCATGACCCCACACGACACCAGAGTGGGGGCAACTTCCCCAGG AGCCAGATCTCAGTGCTACAGAACAGGATcgagcagctggagcagctgctggaggagaacCATGAGATCATCAGCCACATTAAAGACTCggtgctggagctgacagcCCATGCAGAGGGGCAGCCGGCATTGCCCCAACACCCCCTGAATGGCTCCTGGGTGCTCCCCCCTGAGAGTCGCCCAAGtttcctctctgtgtccccGCAAGACTGCCAGTTTGCTCTAGGGGGCAAAGGACAGAGCCCAGACCTGCAG ATGCTGGCTGTGTACTCCCTGCTGCCGTTTGACAACCAGGATGGTGGTGTTTGGAAGCAGGGCTTTGACATCACCTACGAGCCCAACGAATGGGACACAGAGCCTCTACAGGTGTTTGTGGTGCCACACTCCCACAATGACCCAG gctggatcAAGACTTTCGACAAGTACTACTATGACCAGACACAGCACATCCTCAACAGCATGGTGCTGAAGATGCAGGAGGACCCGCGCCGACGCTTCATCTGGTCTGAGATCTCCTTCTTTTCCAAGTGGTGGGACAACATCAGTGCCCAGAAGCGGGCTGCTGTGCGCAG GCTGGTGGGCAATGGGCAGCTGGAGATGGTGACGGGCGGCTGGGTGATGCCCGATGAGGCTAATTCCCACTACTTCGCCATGATTGACCAGCTGATCGAGGGGCACCAGTGGCTGGAGAAGAATATTG GTGTGACGCCGCGGTCGGGCTGGGCCGTAGACCCCTTTGGCTACAGCTCCACCATGCCCTACCTGCTGAAGCGCTCCAACCTGACAGCCATGCTCATCCAGCGTGTGCACTATGCCATCAAGAAGCACTTTGCTGCCACCCAGAACCTGGAGTTCATGTGGAGACAGACGTGGG ATCCAGACATGAGCACCGACATCCTCTGCCACATGATGCCCTTCTACAGCTATGATGTGCCTCACACCTGTGGCCCAGACCCCAAGATCTGCTGCCAGTTTGACTTCAAGCGCTTGCCTGGAGGCCGGATCAACTGTCCCTGGAAGGTGCCTCCCCGCGCCATCACCGATGCCAACGTGGCAGAGCG AGcgcagctgctgctggaccaGTACCGCAAGAAGTCCAAGCTGTACCGCAgcaaggtgctgctggtgccccTGGGAGATGACTTCCGCTATGACAAGCCACAGGAGTGGGATGCCCAGTTCCTCAACTACCAGCGCATCTTTGACTTTCTCAACTCTCGGCCCGACCTCCATGTTCAG GCACAGTTTGGCACGCTCTCTGACTACTTTGATGCCCTGTACAAGAAAGTGGGCATCGTGCCAGGGATGAGGCCACCCGGGTTCCCAGTTCTGACTGGGGATTTCTTCTCCTATGCGGACCGGGAGGATCATTACTGGACAGGATACTACACCTCCCGGCCGTTCTACAAGAGCCTGGACAGGGTGCTGGAGGCCCACCTCCG GGGGGCAGAGATCCTGTACAGCCTGGCACTCGCCCACGCCCGCCGTGCCGGTGCTGATGGCAGGTACCCGCTCGCTGACTACGCCCTGCTGAGCAACGCCCGCCGCAACCTGGGCCTCTTCCAGCACCATGATGCCATCGCCGGCACTGCCAAGGAGGCTGTGGCCGTGGACTACGGAGTCCG GCTGCTCCAATCCCTCACCAACCTCAAGCGTGTCATCATCAATGCTGCGCACTACCTTGTGCTGGGGGACAAGGACGCATACCGCCATGACCCGGCTGCACCGTTCCTTGGCATg GATGAGACACGCTCCAGCCAGGACTCTCTCCCAGAGAGGACAGTGGTCAAACTGGGCACCTCACCTCG GTTCCTGGTGGTGTTCAACCCACTGGAGCAGGAGCGCCTGAGCGTGGTGCCAGTGCTGGTGGACTCCCCGCACGTGCGTGTGCTCTCCGAggaggggcagcccctgccctcccagctcagtgcagtGTGGAACTCTGCCACTGATGTGGTGCCCAATGTCTACCAG GTGTCTGTCCTGGCCCGCCTGCCTGCGCTGGGGCTGCGcgtgctgcagctgcacaagtCCTTGGATGGCCACGCCTCGCCAAGGTCCTCCACGCGCCTGTACCTGCACGGCCGGGACGTGCCCGTGCACAAGCCCGAGGCTGTGCCCCTGCACGTCTTCCCGGCAGCTGCTGATGACTTCTGCCTGGAGAACCAGCACCTGCAGGCCTGCTTCTTGGGGCACACGGGCCTGCTGCAG agcctgcgcccagctggggaggagcaggggcacAGGGTCAGCAGCGAATTTCTCGTCTATGGCACCAGGACCTCCAAGGACAAAAGTGGGGCCTATCTCTTCCTGCCTGACGGCGAGGCCAAG CCCTACGCTCCCAAGGACCCCCCAGTGGTGCGGGTGATGGAGGGACCCCTCTTCTCAGAGGTTGCCAGCTACTACCAGCATGTCCAGACCGTGGTGCGGCTGTACAACGTGCCAG GGGTGGAGGGCCTGTCCCTGGATGTGTCCTGCCTGGTGGACATTCGTGACCACATCAACAAGGAGCTGGCCCTGCGCTTTAGCACTGACATTGAGAGTGATAACACCTTCTTCACAGACCTTAATGGTTTCCAG ATCCAGCCCCGCAGGTACCAGCGGAAGCTGCCGCTGCAGGCCAACTTCTACCCGATGCCTGCCATGGCTTACATCCAGGACATGCAGAGCCGCCTGACACTGCTCacaggccaggccctgggggtCTCCAGCCTCCACAGCg GCCAGCTGGAGGTGATCCTGGACCGGCGCCTCATGCAGGATGACAACCGGGGCCTGGGCCAGGGGCTGAAGGACAACAAACGCACCTGCAACCGGTTCCGGCTCCTCCTGGAGCGCCGCAGCACTGCCAACAAG GATGAACGTCCCATCagcttcccctccctgctgagccacATCACCTCTGTGCACCAGAATGCTGAGGTCTTGGTCATGccagtggcattggagaagccagccctgccagccctgcgcTCCTTTGTGCCCCTTGCCACCACCCTTCCTTGTGACTTCCACATCCTCAACCTGCGGACgctgcaggcagag gatgACTCACTACCATCAGCTGAGGCAGCACTGATCCTGCACCGCAAAGGCTTTGACTGCAGCCTGGAGGCCAAGAACCTGGGCTTCAACTGCACCACCAGCCAGGGCAAG ctagctctgggaagcctgttccagggcttggagctgggctccctgcagcccaccTCATTGACACTGATGTACCCACTGGGCACAGCCTCCAACAGCACCAACATCCACCTGGACCCCATGGAGATCGCCACGTTCCGCATCCGCCTGGGGTAG
- the MAN2A2 gene encoding alpha-mannosidase 2x isoform X3, translating into MKLKKQVTVCGAAIFCVAVFSLYLMLDRVQHDPTRHQSGGNFPRSQISVLQNRIEQLEQLLEENHEIISHIKDSVLELTAHAEGQPALPQHPLNGSWVLPPESRPSFLSVSPQDCQFALGGKGQSPDLQMLAVYSLLPFDNQDGGVWKQGFDITYEPNEWDTEPLQVFVVPHSHNDPGWIKTFDKYYYDQTQHILNSMVLKMQEDPRRRFIWSEISFFSKWWDNISAQKRAAVRRLVGNGQLEMVTGGWVMPDEANSHYFAMIDQLIEGHQWLEKNIGVTPRSGWAVDPFGYSSTMPYLLKRSNLTAMLIQRVHYAIKKHFAATQNLEFMWRQTWDPDMSTDILCHMMPFYSYDVPHTCGPDPKICCQFDFKRLPGGRINCPWKVPPRAITDANVAERAQLLLDQYRKKSKLYRSKVLLVPLGDDFRYDKPQEWDAQFLNYQRIFDFLNSRPDLHVQAQFGTLSDYFDALYKKVGIVPGMRPPGFPVLTGDFFSYADREDHYWTGYYTSRPFYKSLDRVLEAHLRGAEILYSLALAHARRAGADGRYPLADYALLSNARRNLGLFQHHDAIAGTAKEAVAVDYGVRLLQSLTNLKRVIINAAHYLVLGDKDAYRHDPAAPFLGMDETRSSQDSLPERTVVKLGTSPRFLVVFNPLEQERLSVVPVLVDSPHVRVLSEEGQPLPSQLSAVWNSATDVVPNVYQVSVLARLPALGLRVLQLHKSLDGHASPRSSTRLYLHGRDVPVHKPEAVPLHVFPAAADDFCLENQHLQACFLGHTGLLQSLRPAGEEQGHRVSSEFLVYGTRTSKDKSGAYLFLPDGEAKPYAPKDPPVVRVMEGPLFSEVASYYQHVQTVVRLYNVPGVEGLSLDVSCLVDIRDHINKELALRFSTDIESDNTFFTDLNGFQIQPRRYQRKLPLQANFYPMPAMAYIQDMQSRLTLLTGQALGVSSLHSGQLEVILDRRLMQDDNRGLGQGLKDNKRTCNRFRLLLERRSTANKSSGFFSKLVSMFKALSFPGTRTGSPEVQDERPISFPSLLSHITSVHQNAEVLVMPVALEKPALPALRSFVPLATTLPCDFHILNLRTLQAEDDSLPSAEAALILHRKGFDCSLEAKNLGFNCTTSQGKLALGSLFQGLELGSLQPTSLTLMYPLGTASNSTNIHLDPMEIATFRIRLG; encoded by the exons ATGAAGCTGAAGAAGCAGGTGACAGTGTGTGGAGCTGCCATCTTCTGCGTGGCCGTCTTCTCCCTCTACTTGATGCTGGACCGGGTACAGCATGACCCCACACGACACCAGAGTGGGGGCAACTTCCCCAGG AGCCAGATCTCAGTGCTACAGAACAGGATcgagcagctggagcagctgctggaggagaacCATGAGATCATCAGCCACATTAAAGACTCggtgctggagctgacagcCCATGCAGAGGGGCAGCCGGCATTGCCCCAACACCCCCTGAATGGCTCCTGGGTGCTCCCCCCTGAGAGTCGCCCAAGtttcctctctgtgtccccGCAAGACTGCCAGTTTGCTCTAGGGGGCAAAGGACAGAGCCCAGACCTGCAG ATGCTGGCTGTGTACTCCCTGCTGCCGTTTGACAACCAGGATGGTGGTGTTTGGAAGCAGGGCTTTGACATCACCTACGAGCCCAACGAATGGGACACAGAGCCTCTACAGGTGTTTGTGGTGCCACACTCCCACAATGACCCAG gctggatcAAGACTTTCGACAAGTACTACTATGACCAGACACAGCACATCCTCAACAGCATGGTGCTGAAGATGCAGGAGGACCCGCGCCGACGCTTCATCTGGTCTGAGATCTCCTTCTTTTCCAAGTGGTGGGACAACATCAGTGCCCAGAAGCGGGCTGCTGTGCGCAG GCTGGTGGGCAATGGGCAGCTGGAGATGGTGACGGGCGGCTGGGTGATGCCCGATGAGGCTAATTCCCACTACTTCGCCATGATTGACCAGCTGATCGAGGGGCACCAGTGGCTGGAGAAGAATATTG GTGTGACGCCGCGGTCGGGCTGGGCCGTAGACCCCTTTGGCTACAGCTCCACCATGCCCTACCTGCTGAAGCGCTCCAACCTGACAGCCATGCTCATCCAGCGTGTGCACTATGCCATCAAGAAGCACTTTGCTGCCACCCAGAACCTGGAGTTCATGTGGAGACAGACGTGGG ATCCAGACATGAGCACCGACATCCTCTGCCACATGATGCCCTTCTACAGCTATGATGTGCCTCACACCTGTGGCCCAGACCCCAAGATCTGCTGCCAGTTTGACTTCAAGCGCTTGCCTGGAGGCCGGATCAACTGTCCCTGGAAGGTGCCTCCCCGCGCCATCACCGATGCCAACGTGGCAGAGCG AGcgcagctgctgctggaccaGTACCGCAAGAAGTCCAAGCTGTACCGCAgcaaggtgctgctggtgccccTGGGAGATGACTTCCGCTATGACAAGCCACAGGAGTGGGATGCCCAGTTCCTCAACTACCAGCGCATCTTTGACTTTCTCAACTCTCGGCCCGACCTCCATGTTCAG GCACAGTTTGGCACGCTCTCTGACTACTTTGATGCCCTGTACAAGAAAGTGGGCATCGTGCCAGGGATGAGGCCACCCGGGTTCCCAGTTCTGACTGGGGATTTCTTCTCCTATGCGGACCGGGAGGATCATTACTGGACAGGATACTACACCTCCCGGCCGTTCTACAAGAGCCTGGACAGGGTGCTGGAGGCCCACCTCCG GGGGGCAGAGATCCTGTACAGCCTGGCACTCGCCCACGCCCGCCGTGCCGGTGCTGATGGCAGGTACCCGCTCGCTGACTACGCCCTGCTGAGCAACGCCCGCCGCAACCTGGGCCTCTTCCAGCACCATGATGCCATCGCCGGCACTGCCAAGGAGGCTGTGGCCGTGGACTACGGAGTCCG GCTGCTCCAATCCCTCACCAACCTCAAGCGTGTCATCATCAATGCTGCGCACTACCTTGTGCTGGGGGACAAGGACGCATACCGCCATGACCCGGCTGCACCGTTCCTTGGCATg GATGAGACACGCTCCAGCCAGGACTCTCTCCCAGAGAGGACAGTGGTCAAACTGGGCACCTCACCTCG GTTCCTGGTGGTGTTCAACCCACTGGAGCAGGAGCGCCTGAGCGTGGTGCCAGTGCTGGTGGACTCCCCGCACGTGCGTGTGCTCTCCGAggaggggcagcccctgccctcccagctcagtgcagtGTGGAACTCTGCCACTGATGTGGTGCCCAATGTCTACCAG GTGTCTGTCCTGGCCCGCCTGCCTGCGCTGGGGCTGCGcgtgctgcagctgcacaagtCCTTGGATGGCCACGCCTCGCCAAGGTCCTCCACGCGCCTGTACCTGCACGGCCGGGACGTGCCCGTGCACAAGCCCGAGGCTGTGCCCCTGCACGTCTTCCCGGCAGCTGCTGATGACTTCTGCCTGGAGAACCAGCACCTGCAGGCCTGCTTCTTGGGGCACACGGGCCTGCTGCAG agcctgcgcccagctggggaggagcaggggcacAGGGTCAGCAGCGAATTTCTCGTCTATGGCACCAGGACCTCCAAGGACAAAAGTGGGGCCTATCTCTTCCTGCCTGACGGCGAGGCCAAG CCCTACGCTCCCAAGGACCCCCCAGTGGTGCGGGTGATGGAGGGACCCCTCTTCTCAGAGGTTGCCAGCTACTACCAGCATGTCCAGACCGTGGTGCGGCTGTACAACGTGCCAG GGGTGGAGGGCCTGTCCCTGGATGTGTCCTGCCTGGTGGACATTCGTGACCACATCAACAAGGAGCTGGCCCTGCGCTTTAGCACTGACATTGAGAGTGATAACACCTTCTTCACAGACCTTAATGGTTTCCAG ATCCAGCCCCGCAGGTACCAGCGGAAGCTGCCGCTGCAGGCCAACTTCTACCCGATGCCTGCCATGGCTTACATCCAGGACATGCAGAGCCGCCTGACACTGCTCacaggccaggccctgggggtCTCCAGCCTCCACAGCg GCCAGCTGGAGGTGATCCTGGACCGGCGCCTCATGCAGGATGACAACCGGGGCCTGGGCCAGGGGCTGAAGGACAACAAACGCACCTGCAACCGGTTCCGGCTCCTCCTGGAGCGCCGCAGCACTGCCAACAAG AGCTCCGGCTTCTTTTCCAAACTGGTCTCCATGTTTAAAGCCTTGAGCTTCCCTGGCACCAGGACTGGCAGCCCTGAG GTGCAGGATGAACGTCCCATCagcttcccctccctgctgagccacATCACCTCTGTGCACCAGAATGCTGAGGTCTTGGTCATGccagtggcattggagaagccagccctgccagccctgcgcTCCTTTGTGCCCCTTGCCACCACCCTTCCTTGTGACTTCCACATCCTCAACCTGCGGACgctgcaggcagag gatgACTCACTACCATCAGCTGAGGCAGCACTGATCCTGCACCGCAAAGGCTTTGACTGCAGCCTGGAGGCCAAGAACCTGGGCTTCAACTGCACCACCAGCCAGGGCAAG ctagctctgggaagcctgttccagggcttggagctgggctccctgcagcccaccTCATTGACACTGATGTACCCACTGGGCACAGCCTCCAACAGCACCAACATCCACCTGGACCCCATGGAGATCGCCACGTTCCGCATCCGCCTGGGGTAG